Proteins from a genomic interval of Micromonospora sp. NBC_00389:
- a CDS encoding HpcH/HpaI aldolase/citrate lyase family protein, with translation MLLSWLYVPGDRPDRFAKAVASGADAVILDLEDAVVAGRKAYARDAVAEFLAEVQPVPVQVRVNELTGPDVDADLAAVSGRPGLAGLRLPKVESAATVAALADRVDVPLHPLVESALGLEAAYPIASAHPAVASIGLGEADLRSDLGVSDDDGLLWARGRVVVAARAAGLVPPAMSVYADVADHAGLAASCAVGRRLGFLGRAAIHPRQLPVIVEAFRPADREVARAAELLAAVAEAHRRDSGTVVLPDGRFADRAMVAAARRTVDLAARYTA, from the coding sequence ATGCTGCTCAGCTGGCTCTACGTGCCCGGCGACCGCCCGGACCGGTTCGCCAAGGCGGTCGCCTCGGGTGCCGACGCGGTCATCCTCGACCTTGAGGACGCCGTTGTCGCCGGGCGTAAGGCGTACGCCCGGGACGCCGTCGCCGAGTTCCTCGCCGAGGTGCAGCCGGTTCCGGTGCAGGTCCGGGTCAACGAGCTGACCGGGCCGGACGTCGACGCCGACCTGGCCGCGGTATCCGGTCGGCCCGGGCTGGCCGGGCTGCGGCTGCCCAAGGTGGAGTCGGCCGCAACGGTGGCGGCGCTCGCCGACCGGGTCGACGTGCCGCTGCACCCGCTGGTCGAATCGGCGCTCGGGCTGGAGGCCGCGTACCCGATCGCGTCCGCCCACCCCGCGGTGGCCTCGATCGGGCTCGGCGAGGCCGACCTCCGCTCAGACCTCGGGGTGAGCGACGACGACGGGTTGCTCTGGGCACGCGGTCGAGTGGTGGTCGCGGCCCGCGCCGCCGGACTGGTCCCGCCGGCGATGTCGGTGTACGCGGACGTCGCCGACCACGCCGGTCTGGCCGCCTCCTGCGCGGTGGGTCGGCGGCTCGGCTTCCTCGGCCGCGCGGCGATCCACCCGCGCCAACTGCCGGTGATCGTCGAGGCGTTCCGGCCGGCCGATCGGGAGGTGGCCCGCGCCGCGGAGCTGCTGGCCGCAGTGGCCGAGGCGCACCGGCGGGACTCGGGGACGGTGGTGCTGCCGGACGGCCGGTTCGCCGACCGGGCGATGGTCGCCGCAGCCCGACGCACCGTGGACCTGGCCGCCCGCTACACCGCCTGA
- a CDS encoding DUF305 domain-containing protein has product MRALVAAPPALLIAVLLVAGCAAGSPAPAGSTARSATVPPAVAAPSAVQATGTAGPFSGTDNAWLQLTVAMAERLQPVLDLVPARTTDPAWRRLAAQVGASHRVDLDRSRRLLADSGAPATNPHEGHDMPGMITAEELTALRSAAGKPFDRLLAQHLRAHLAQSVRIAAAEQQGGVHPATTALAAAVVRGGNAELARLDRLDSAPSR; this is encoded by the coding sequence ATGCGAGCCCTCGTCGCCGCACCGCCCGCTCTGCTCATCGCAGTTCTGCTCGTCGCCGGCTGCGCTGCCGGGTCACCGGCCCCGGCCGGCAGCACCGCACGGTCCGCGACCGTGCCGCCGGCAGTCGCAGCGCCGAGCGCGGTGCAAGCCACGGGTACGGCAGGACCGTTCAGCGGCACCGACAACGCCTGGCTCCAGTTGACGGTGGCGATGGCCGAACGACTGCAGCCTGTACTCGACCTGGTGCCGGCCCGGACCACCGACCCGGCATGGCGGCGGCTGGCCGCCCAGGTCGGGGCGTCCCACCGCGTCGACCTAGACCGGTCCCGCCGGCTGCTGGCCGACTCGGGTGCGCCGGCGACCAACCCGCATGAGGGGCACGACATGCCCGGCATGATTACCGCTGAGGAGCTGACCGCGCTGCGGTCGGCCGCCGGGAAGCCGTTCGACCGGTTGCTCGCTCAGCACCTGCGCGCGCACCTGGCGCAGTCGGTCCGGATCGCCGCCGCCGAGCAGCAGGGTGGAGTTCACCCGGCGACCACCGCGCTGGCCGCGGCCGTGGTCCGGGGCGGCAACGCCGAACTCGCGCGGCTCGACCGGCTGGACAGTGCGCCGAGCCGCTGA
- a CDS encoding DUF1996 domain-containing protein: protein MDRAAPLSGIHRRLRLATAIGALLALLGTYIVSTTDRADAAPGVNVIRVAEFPADCTYSHRLPDDPIIFPGLPGASHMHSFFGSTVTNAHTTLPDLVNSPTTCNPRTDVSSYWVPTLYNNNVPVEPAISTFYYLGEGVRADVVAATQPIPQGLRIVAGNARATGPNESIARWSCLHAGHVPPSKDFVNCPSGTMLESYLDFPQCWNGRDLDSADHKSHMAYPVNQACPATHPVHVPKLRQVLRYPVNGNPAQFRLASGAGYTMHGDFFNAWPVAEMARRVQDCIRPVIKCGHDGRPI from the coding sequence ATGGACAGGGCCGCACCCCTCTCCGGCATCCACCGCCGGCTGCGCCTCGCCACGGCGATCGGCGCACTGCTGGCGCTACTCGGCACGTACATCGTGTCGACCACCGACCGGGCCGACGCCGCCCCGGGCGTCAACGTCATCCGGGTCGCCGAGTTCCCCGCCGACTGCACGTACAGCCACCGGCTGCCGGACGACCCGATCATCTTCCCCGGCCTGCCCGGTGCCTCGCACATGCACAGCTTCTTCGGCAGCACGGTGACGAACGCCCACACCACGCTCCCCGACCTGGTGAACTCTCCGACCACCTGCAACCCGCGGACGGACGTCTCGTCGTACTGGGTGCCGACGCTGTACAACAACAATGTGCCGGTCGAGCCGGCCATCTCCACGTTCTACTACCTGGGTGAGGGCGTACGCGCCGACGTCGTCGCGGCCACCCAGCCCATCCCGCAGGGGCTGCGGATCGTGGCGGGCAACGCTCGGGCGACCGGGCCGAACGAGAGCATCGCCCGCTGGTCGTGCCTGCACGCCGGGCACGTGCCCCCGTCGAAGGACTTCGTCAACTGCCCGTCCGGCACCATGCTGGAGTCGTACCTGGACTTCCCGCAGTGTTGGAACGGTCGCGACCTGGATTCGGCCGACCACAAGAGCCACATGGCGTACCCGGTGAATCAGGCCTGCCCGGCGACGCACCCGGTGCACGTGCCGAAGCTGCGGCAGGTGCTGCGGTACCCGGTCAACGGCAACCCGGCGCAGTTCCGGCTGGCCTCCGGTGCGGGCTACACGATGCACGGCGACTTCTTCAACGCCTGGCCGGTGGCGGAGATGGCACGCCGCGTCCAGGACTGCATCCGTCCGGTGATCAAGTGCGGGCACGACGGCCGACCGATCTGA
- a CDS encoding C39 family peptidase, with protein sequence MRTDLIRKTALTAAGLAFTGGAIAGPVTAAYAASDAKPASQTQSDRKPSGERQLGVRYEAQPNFYYCGPAAARNALSVQGKDISVDAMAKEMGTTEAGTNSINDITPVLNKETGKNDAYRSVEISTPNADSKQTDKLRTDVVKTVDDGRAVVANIAGTSVDVDGTSHSFEGGHYISVVGYRDNGNIVKIADSADPNQASYEVTVEHLADWIATRGYATS encoded by the coding sequence ATGCGTACCGATCTGATTCGTAAGACCGCTCTGACCGCTGCTGGGCTCGCTTTCACCGGCGGCGCGATCGCCGGCCCCGTCACCGCCGCTTACGCCGCGTCGGATGCCAAGCCCGCCAGCCAGACCCAGTCCGATCGGAAGCCGTCGGGTGAGCGTCAGCTGGGTGTGCGCTACGAGGCGCAGCCGAACTTCTACTACTGCGGTCCCGCCGCCGCCCGCAACGCCCTGTCCGTGCAGGGTAAGGACATCAGCGTCGACGCCATGGCCAAGGAAATGGGCACCACCGAGGCCGGCACCAACTCCATCAACGACATCACCCCGGTCCTGAACAAGGAAACCGGTAAGAACGACGCCTACCGCAGCGTCGAGATCAGCACCCCCAACGCTGACAGCAAGCAGACCGACAAGCTGCGCACCGACGTCGTGAAGACCGTGGATGACGGTCGGGCTGTGGTCGCGAACATCGCCGGCACCAGCGTCGACGTCGACGGCACCAGCCACTCCTTCGAGGGTGGGCACTACATCAGCGTCGTCGGCTACCGCGACAACGGCAACATCGTCAAGATCGCCGACTCGGCCGACCCGAACCAGGCCTCCTACGAGGTCACCGTCGAGCACCTCGCCGACTGGATCGCCACCCGCGGCTACGCCACCAGCTGA